In Mytilus trossulus isolate FHL-02 chromosome 6, PNRI_Mtr1.1.1.hap1, whole genome shotgun sequence, a single window of DNA contains:
- the LOC134723798 gene encoding solute carrier family 23 member 1-like, which yields MEVFGCGYARRPSIAEGKEAVRQRKFSVRSKGSTDENDENDDGYKGEINPVFMLRNGSISSTIPIELPSKRTSVSSSRASDAGLYLSKLKEVEEEKDPEKDVEIIDESWKLVYKVSDSPPILLTVFFAVQQILMSLPGCVITAVLVASSVCGKEDEVLKAKLLATTIFLSGLTTFLQVTFGVRLPVFQGPTPAYVIPILALASLPEWACPTNAVGNNSTERLFTMGNETFNIERLRSDYIYPRLQTLQGSLVFAGLFHCLIGLTGLVGLMVKFIGPITVIPTLLLIGIEFYSVVTNLCDAHWGISAITASVAIILAVYLAGWAMPLPVWTRSQGCHIIRFPLQQVLAILLSMMIGWSVSAIMTSTNSISDDPNSEQYKARADYGIRTINKTPWFYVPYPGQFGAIGFDGGVFVAFVTATLTSIIDSIADYYACAKMSHLPPPPLHAMNRGIAFEGFMSMIAGFFGAGHATTTYGGNIGTIGMTKVASRRVYQVFAIILIVFSVLGKFTAVFVTIPDPVIGGVSVVGFGTFLGLVLSNLQYIDLNSSRNLAVIGISLLIGLMVPHWVKQNPESLSTGTPDLDSLLRTILSNPMMGGFVAFFLDNTISGSKLERGLAEWDTSNQDVEEISDCDYEEDVTVYEILFISKLLKNVSWLKYIPILPNFDPNVYKCSCNCSCCGRCKKEKL from the exons ATGGAAGTATTCGGATGTGGGTATGCTAGAAGACCTTCTATAGCTGAAGGAAAAGAAGCTGTAAGACAAAGAAAGTTCTCTGTACGATCGAAAGGGTCTACGgatgaaaatgatgaaaatgatgATGGATATAAAGGCGAAATC aatCCAGTTTTCATGTTACGGAATGGGTCTATATCATCGACGATCCCCATTGAGTTGCCTTCTAAACGAACATCTGTCTCGTCCTCGCGGGCATCAGATGCTGGATTGTATCTCTCAAAGCTTAAAGAagttgaagaagaaaaagaccCAGAAAAGGATGTAGAAATAATTGATGAGTCTTGGAAACTGGTGTACAAAGTCAGTGATAGTCCTCCGATTTTACTAACTGTATTTTTTGCTGTGCAG caaattttaatgTCCCTTCCTGGTTGCGTTATAACAGCAGTACTGGTAGCTAGTTCGGTCTGTGGCAAAGAGGATGAAGTTTTGAAGGCCAAACTTTTGGCTACCACCATTTTCTTATCCGGATTGACAACTTTCCTACAAGTAACGTTTGGGGTGAG ATTACCTGTTTTCCAAGGTCCCACTCCAGCATATGTTATACCCATTTTAGCACTTGCATCACTACCTGAGTGGGCGTGTCCAACAAATGCTGTAGGCAATAATAGCACAG AGAGGTTGTTTACAATGGGGAATGAGACCTTTAACATTGAAAGGTTACGCTCAGATTACATATACCCAAGATTACAAACG CTTCAAGGAAGTCTAGTATTTGCAGGGCTGTTTCATTGTTTAATAGGATTGACGGGACTGGTCGGATTAATGGTAAAATTTATAGGTCCAATAACAGTTATTCCAACATTACTTCTTATTGGAATAGAATTCTACTCAGTTGTCACAAATCTCTGCGACGCACATTGGGGCATATCAGCCAT AACGGCATCTGTGGCTATCATACTAGCAGTTTATCTAGCAGGATGGGCCATGCCATTACCAGTATGGACTAGATCACAAGGTTGTCACATCATAAGATTCCCTTTACAACAAGTATTAGCT ATTCTTCTATCAATGATGATTGGTTGGTCGGTATCTGCAATCATGACTAGTACAAATTCTATTTCGGATGATCCAAACAGTGAACAGTATAAAGCAAGAGCAGACTATGGTATTCGTACCATCAATAAAACGCCATGGTTCTATGTCCCATATCCAG GTCAATTTGGAGCAATTGGTTTTGATGGTGGTGTGTTTGTGGCTTTTGTTACTGCTACACTGACTTCAATCATAGACTCGATAGCCGATTACTACGCATGTGCAAAAATGTCCCATCTTCCTCCACCACCACTCCATGCAATGAACCGTGGAATAGCGTTTGAGGGATTCATGAGTATGATAGCTGGATTCTTTGGAGCAGGACATGCTACAACAACATATGGTGGAAATATTGGTACAATTGGAATGACAAAG GTCGCAAGTAGAAGAGTTTATCAAGTTTTCGCCATTATCTTGATAGTGTTTTCTGTGTTGGGAAAATTTACTGCTGTATTTGTAACAATACCTGACCCTGTCATTGGAGGCGTATCTGTTGTTGGATTTGGAACATTTCTTGGTCTGGTTTTGTCAAACCTCCAGTATATAGACTTAAATTCATCTAGAAATTTAGCCGTCATTGGAATATCCTTGCTCATTGGATTAATGGTTCCACATTGGGTAAAACAAAATCCAGAGTCACTGTCAACag gCACACCAGACCTTGATAGCTTACTACGAACTATTTTATCAAATCCAATGATGGGTGGATTTGTGGCTTTCTTCTTAGACAATACAATTTCAG GGTCTAAATTAGAGCGTGGTTTAGCAGAGTGGGATACCTCTAATCAGGATGTAGAAGAAATCTCTGATTGTGATTATGAAGAAGATGTGACAGTTTATGAAAtacttttcatttcaaaattactgaaaaatgtaTCATGGTTGAAATATATTCCAATACTACCTAACTTTGATccaaatgtttataaatgtagttgtAACTGTTCATGTTGTGGACGTTGTAAAAAGGAAAAATTGTAA